Proteins from one Candidatus Nezhaarchaeales archaeon genomic window:
- a CDS encoding adenylate kinase: MRIILLGCPGSGKGTQAAKLSKELNVPHISTGDILREAVKLGTELGRFAKSYMNRGLLVPDDVIVGIIKERLKQPDTNKGFILDGFPRTLAQAEALNSLSIQIDAVIDIQVDDEEVIRRLSNRRTCKNCGAVYHLIFNPSKKPGVCDKCGGPLYQRDDDKEETIRNRLSVYKRQTKPLLNYYQSKGLLKRVNGNLTIDEVYNNIKKALGV, encoded by the coding sequence ATGAGGATAATCCTTCTCGGTTGTCCAGGTAGCGGGAAGGGTACGCAAGCCGCTAAGCTTTCTAAGGAGCTTAACGTCCCACATATTTCGACCGGTGATATCCTTAGAGAAGCCGTAAAACTTGGAACCGAGCTTGGAAGGTTTGCAAAGTCCTATATGAATCGAGGCCTACTCGTACCTGACGACGTAATCGTTGGTATCATCAAGGAAAGGTTAAAGCAACCAGATACGAATAAGGGCTTCATACTCGACGGCTTCCCAAGGACATTAGCGCAAGCTGAAGCCCTTAACAGTCTATCAATACAGATAGACGCGGTCATTGATATCCAAGTTGATGATGAAGAAGTAATTAGGAGGCTTTCAAACAGAAGAACCTGTAAAAATTGCGGAGCGGTTTACCACTTAATATTTAACCCATCTAAAAAACCGGGTGTATGTGATAAATGCGGTGGCCCCCTATACCAAAGGGATGACGATAAAGAGGAAACCATTAGAAATAGGCTTAGCGTCTATAAGAGACAAACAAAGCCGCTTCTCAACTACTATCAAAGTAAAGGTTTACTAAAGAGGGTGAACGGCAACCTAACCATAGATGAGGTATACAATAACATAAAGAAGGCATTAGGCGTTTAA
- a CDS encoding Fe-Mn family superoxide dismutase, with protein sequence MVYEPLNFERLLGTKGFSDQLLKNHFALYQGYVTNTNKIADLLASLLKEGRIGTPEYAELKRRWGWEFNGMRLHEYYFGNMTKNGVELDRNSKLFKKILDDFGTYENWAKDFKAVGTMRGIGWVILYYDPVAGRLFNSWINEHDVGHLSGANPILVMDVFEHAYMIDYGLRRADYIEAFFKAIDWTVVTNRFSEANAKVIKYW encoded by the coding sequence ATGGTTTATGAGCCGTTAAACTTTGAGCGTTTACTAGGGACGAAAGGGTTTAGCGATCAACTTCTAAAAAATCATTTTGCATTATATCAAGGCTATGTTACAAACACAAATAAAATAGCCGATTTGCTTGCATCCCTTCTAAAAGAAGGAAGGATAGGGACACCTGAGTATGCAGAATTAAAGCGTAGATGGGGATGGGAATTCAACGGTATGAGGCTTCACGAATACTACTTCGGAAATATGACGAAGAATGGCGTTGAACTTGACAGAAATTCAAAACTCTTTAAGAAAATTTTAGATGATTTCGGAACGTACGAAAACTGGGCGAAGGACTTTAAGGCTGTTGGAACAATGCGTGGCATTGGATGGGTAATTCTATATTATGATCCAGTAGCTGGGCGGCTCTTTAATTCTTGGATAAATGAGCACGATGTAGGTCATCTTTCTGGAGCAAATCCCATTCTGGTCATGGACGTCTTTGAACACGCGTACATGATTGATTATGGACTGAGGCGGGCAGACTATATAGAGGCATTTTTCAAAGCCATCGACTGGACGGTTGTAACCAATAGGTTTAGTGAGGCAAACGCGAAAGTCATTAAATACTGGTGA